TTACTGAGAGACTTTACAGCGAATTCAAagtcctgccctcccccccgcaaatatgcaaaaagtggattctttTACCCACATTGGGtaaaattgggctgcactctaattcGCAATAAAAACACCCGAATTATGAATGGCCAGAAAGACTCAGCAGAATAAGCTGCAAGTACTCACAGCAAATTTCCTCTCCTGAAAAGCAGCAGCCGCAATTGTGTTGTTCAGCTCTAAACACTGGCATTTTAATAGTGCGGGTATGATCTTATTTCATTGTACATTCCATTTATGGGCAGTGCAAACTTTCTTGCTAGGAACTGAAAAGGAAACTGCTGACGTCAATCGGGGACTTTCCCAGACGGCAGTCTTTActgctggagcatttccagacagcaggctttactgcaaggctttactgtgagttcgtaGTTGCCCCAAAAAcggatgcaaaaagtgggttttttaaaaaaaataaaacccccGGAtagaaatcgggctacactctaacatgtaatttaaaaaactccaaattttgtgtgaagtgctccctgatagctcacaaggactttggggtaaatctggccaatatgtgaatgcacaccctccattctggaggagatgcgaactaaaagccgcaTCTGGAAATACTCCAGGATTAACAGGGGTGAAGTACTGCAAGTTATGGGGCATATAGGATATTTcaaattgccccccaaaactgacgcAAAATGGAATGTTTTGACcttggacataaattgggctaagtgccaatgtgcaatgaaaaacctgaataatGTATGGAGTGTTCCCTAATAGCTCCCAGGGACTtcaaccaggggtgtagcgaggttcccggtggccaggggacaaagtttAGCCAGGGGCCTCCATTGCACACGCAAAGTGCATGCTCCAGGGCCCCAAGCTactcccctgtgtctgatgtcagatggaagggggtggggcaacctaacccccaccccaagccttCCCTCCCCATTTCTTGAACTCACTGTTTGGTGAGCCTTTTTggagagtggccaccactgtggccagcagcagcattgGCTCAACGGTGCCGAACCGGGCCAGCTACGGGGACGCTGATGGCCGCAATCCTCCGCCAGGGGTGGCAGCGGATTGGGGCCGGGCAGCCCGTTCTCCAGTGGGTCCTGCATGGCAGCCAGGGggcggagcagcagcaagaggcagtcttcggggaggaggaagcatgggggggggaggaagccccAGGGTGCTTCTTCCCGTTGCGCAGGTGCAAATTGCCGCACgccccagcagcatctggcgtGGAAAGGGTGGCATTGGCAGGGCACACCCTGAGCCTTGTGGGCCCTCCGAGCCTGAGGACATCCCCCCGCCATCCAATGAACACTACCCCCTGACTTCAACataaatctggacaatatgtgaatgcacacttgcacttccaaagtaaaatcactGTCTGGGAATGGCCCAGGAGTCAACAGGAAACTGCTGACTCAAGAGTGAAAGGAAAGACTCTCAAAGGAAAGACTCAATTAAGTTTCCAGGATCAAAGGAAACTGCTGACAGCCACCTGAGCACAGGGAATACTTAGGGGAAAGTGGGAGgtgcccccctcaaaaaaaatcaGCCCCCCACCAATTTGGttgtgctgccctcctcctgtCCGTCTCTGCAGCTGGCCTAGGCAAGCTGCTATGTTAGCAAGCTGCAAGCTGCTATGAGTGGGCAATGGTACTAGGCTCTATTGAACAAGCTGAGCACCTGTTAATCATGATTTGCATATTGATGAAGCAGCTGCCAACAGGAAGGCTTTCCTCTGTTTTCAAAAGATCAGCGGAGCTGGCAATGACCTGCCGGCCTATCATAATTCATCATTTTCACTGACATctctggcagccaatcagagtggccaGAGGGAGCCCGGGTGAGTCTTTATGTTGTTAGAGgtgagaggaagagaagagggaatcACCATTTTGACTGAGCAGTGCTTGGAGCAACAGCTTGCTCAGAGTCTGGCACTGtttgtagttttgtttttttttatttttttactcaaAGAAAAACTGAGAATCAGATTTTGTTTATACTTAATTGACCAGTAGTGCTGAGTGAGTTTTTTCTAACAGAGTTAACAAGTTCCCCACGGACCACTGGGAAACAACTGCGGGAATTATGTTTCCCTCAGAAACATAAAGCATCTTTGCCACACTGGCAtgcaggtgtatgtgtgtgcttctATGCTGCACACCAGTGAAGAGAAGATATCTTTGCAATATGGAGACTGGATGACGAGGGGTACCACTGCACATTCTATGCATCTATGTCTAAGCTGATGATACACTGCACTCTTTCTGACCCAGCCATATTGCAAATGTATAGAAACTTTCCCCCAAATGATGACTGCCAGCCCCTCTGAAACTTTTGAGCTGTATTTTTCACTTGGTTGCTGGATTCTGAGATGTTGACCTACTTCAGAAGCTGGACATCCCTTACCTGGGAGACACCTGCACCACACATGCTGGATTAACTGGAATTGGGCATCTCTGGAAACCTTGAATTAGCTCTTAGAGTTGGGCTGGAGTCCTCTGACTGGGGGCTGGGGGTGGTCTCCTGCTTTTGGATTTCTGAAATTGTATAGATTTTGGATTCTTGAATTCAGATCTTTTGACATTAGCTCTTCTCTAGTGACTAATGCTTATGCCTTCACTGTCCCTCAGCCATATATTCCTTTACTGGAAGAGGGATTCAACCAGCTAGTGTTAATATACTACAAAATTAATGTTCTGGGAAGAGATCTCACGGAGGACAACTGCAAATCCAATCAACATGGTTGAATGAGAAAATTGGATGAATGGGATTACAACACAAATTGATTTGATTCCTAAGTGCTCCACAATGAATCTTGATACAGAATATTCACCAGAGATTCTTGAGAGAGTGTTTTTCTAGACATTACCACTAGATAAAGAAGTAGAAGAAAGATATACTTCTATAtctgagttagggatgtgcagaaccagtttgatcgTAAACCACACCTCTGCGAACTGGGCTGATTTGAGTGGTTCGATAGCAAACGACTTCAAACtagtttgagctggtttgtcgACCCGACCAACCCTGTGagttggtttgaccaaaccagttcacgtACCCACAGTTCAGACCaaatctggtttgaatttggaccaaactgcggCAACCAGTCTGTGCAAGCCCCTAATCTGAGCTGTTCAGTACTTGATGGATTAGAAGGTTTCACATAAATCTTGAATGCTTTCCAGAGGGCTCTGACTCTTACTCTGTACTCACAGATGTCCTTCTTAATTTACCGTTTACTTGAACTAGGGAATTAATGAGGTAAGGCTTTAGTTTGTTGGCACCTTGGGACAGTGATCTCTCCCTCCTCTTTAGTTTGTTTTCTCTCACTCTGCCTGGTTGTGTCAACTTTAGAGCTCCCACAGTTCCACTCCCCTGCTTTTGCACTAAACCATGAGTGAAGGAAGAAttcctttaaaacacacacacacggtactcTGCATTGTGCAACAACACTGTTGTGACAAATCAGGCAGCACAAATGTTGGAGTGTCATTCAGTGAAGGCAGAGGGTCAATGTGCCCTCCTCCACTCCTATATTTCATATCAAACATGTATCTGTCTCCGATTATTATATGGCATAAAAAATTATTCAGAACAAATGTTCTTAACCTATACTTTATTTTGAAGTGACATTGAATATATATATCCAAGAGACTTTGAACCTGCCTGTaagtctttcccccacccccattgtctCCTTTCCCTGCTTATTGAAACCAAAAAGGCACTCCTGAGGTTTGTGCCAGCCACATTGGTCTTGACTACAATGCAGATGGGAGGGAAACCAGCACAGCTTACTGTATCTTTTGCTGTCCCATAGACAATGCCATGTAGATGTCCCCACCTCTTTCCCTATTTCTTCTCCATCCATCAGTCCACACATTTACTCCAATATCTTGGTAAGTGGATTGAGTTATTATATTTTTCTGCACTCTCTACCTCTTCTGTTCTCTTCCACAGCTGAGCAGAACCATGAGCAAAGAGAACCACACGGGCAACTCGGGGTTCGTCCTTCTGGGCCTCTCTACCCAGCCAGAACATCAGCAGCTCCTTGCTTTGCTCTTTCTCTCTATGTACCTACTGACCCTTCTGGGGAATCTGCTGACTGTCCTGCTGATTCGTTCTGATGCCCACCTCCTCCACAcccccatgtatttcttcctcaGCCACCTTTCTTTAGCAGATGTGGGCTTTGCCTCTGCAACTCTCCCCAAGTTGCTCCAGAACCTTCTGTTTCAGGTCCAGACTATCTCCTATAGTGGGTGCTTGACCCAGATGTATTCCTACATGGCATTTGGCAACACAGACAGCTTCCTCTTGGCCTCTATGGCCTATGACCGCTATGTGGCCATTTGCCACCCTCTCCACTACACTGCCTTGATGAGCCACAAGCGCTGCCTTCTCCTGGTAGCCAGTTGTTGGCTGCTGGCATCTCTCCACTCTTTGCTGTACACAGTGATGATGTCTCGCCTCTCCTTCTGCTCCTCTCGGGAGATCCCTCAGTTCTTCTGTGAGATCTATCCGCTGCTAGGACTCGCATGCTCAGACACAAGCACTATAGAGACTACAGCTCTCATTGAGGGCTTTTTGGATGTGCTGGGCCCCTTTGTCCTCATTGTCATTTCCTACGGGCACATTTTCTACACAATCCTCAAtgtgccatctgcaaatgggaagCGTAAGGCCTTCTCTACATGTGGTTCTCACCTAGGCGTGGTAATCCTCTTCTATGGCACCCTCTGTTGGGTCTACTTGCAGCCTTCCTCAAGGAGCTCTGACCAGAAGAACATTGTTGCTTCCCTCATGTACACGGTGGTGACTCCCCTGCTGAACCCCTTCATTTACACGCTCAGGAACAATGACATGAAGGCTGCCTTCCGAAGACTTGTCAGCAGGGTGAGAAGCTTTCAAGGATACTAGAAGATGTTAAGGGCCTCACTTACAAACGTACATTGGTTTCAGTTCCTCCTTCCTCAAGAAGAGGGAAGTAGcactaggagagagggcatgccctcagctcttgcctgtgggcttcccagaggcatcttgtgggccactatataagacaggatgctggactagataggccttgggcctgatccagcagggcttttcttatgatcttatgttcttaaaaagagttttttggggggagaaggGCATGCTTGAAATCCTGAAGAATATTCTTAGCATGCCCATTAAGCTAGAATTCTCAGGGTTCCTTGAAGGAAGCCAAGACAGCTGAACTAATATAAAACTGATATACGTTTGTAGTGGAGCAATGCCTCTGAGAATTAAGGCAGAATGTCTACCAGATTTTGCTACCTCATATGTCCTGAATACTGGGGGAGGTGGCGTTTAAGGAGAGTGAAGGGAGTAGTCTCCCCACCTGCCTTTCAGACTATATGTGATTATTCCTCAGGAGTGTTTGGTAAGAGTAAACATGGCTTTTGTGAGATATACAAAATTTTGGGGAGTGGCGCACAGATGTAGAAAGTGCATTGGGGGACAATATATTAGTGGATATTGATTGATGGTGAGAAAGGAATTCACTCTGTGTATATGAAAAGTGTCTTTCTTTCAATAAATCAAGGGGTTTAGCAATGGAAGGGCCATGGGAGGGAGTTACTTGAAATGGGCACCTGTCTCCCCCTGGCACCAATGTAAAAAATAATCATAATGCATCCTTTTCAATTACCTTGGGCCTTACTgtgggcttttcttttcttttttttttgtttggccATTTAATCTAGAATACATTTAACAGTAATTTTTTGAACCTTGTAAGAATCTTGCTCCTCTCACAATGAACTCTGAAATAGCACATCCCTGATTCAATGTAAACATGTAAACTCTAAATAGGAACAATATGGGAATGcaggttgtgggggtgggggctcataTAATATGCACATGCAATAATATATTTTGCATTCGGGCATTTAAGGCTCTTTTGTTTAGCTAAGGAAAGCAGAACATAGACAGAATAAGCCAAAATTATAGTATTTTCAGTGCAATGTTTCAACTGCAGAAGTTCCAGATTGTGACACAGGCTGGGGATAGGGAATGTCAACTGTTGGATGAAGGTCCTGCACATATGATGCACCAAGGTAAATAAAACTGAAGAGGTGATGGTTTGGTCATAATTGCTAGTAGATAGGGAATAGTATTCCTGAGAGCTAATGTGATTCAGGACACAGTGAGCTGAATTTGGATCTGAGAAATCTGAGGTGGAAATCACACCTCCCCTCTAGCTAATTTTGCAGTCTTGGACAAGCAGAAGTTTCTTAGCTTCAGTTCCTccatttgtaaaaagaaaataattgaaATCTGTCTGACAGAATTGTCCTAAAGGCAAACATGGTCAAGACTGTAAACAATCTAGCAATCTAAATAAATGACACAAATCCCCCCACTGAGTTGCTGGTACCACCTTGAGTTGCTGGTACTATCTGGCCTCAAACTATGGTTGGGGTAGCTGGGGCTATGCAGCAGTGAGAGAAAGACATTCTGAGTTTATGGTGATCTCCCTCCCACCAGGATCCAGGCATGTATTTGTATTTCCAACATCTTCACTGTGTACCACATTCATCTAATGAAGTGGACTCTTGTCTACATTCCACAATAAACTTTAAAATGACATAGGACTCTGATTGTTTTTGACAACAGCAATGCCTATTCTTTTGGAAATACTATAGAATGTGGTAATGGCGGAGAATTCAGCTTTGGAgaatctgctgctgctctccaaaTGTCTAGCCCCATACTTGTGAAGATATCATTGAGGACATGcccacgagcagccctacccaggttgggctgtttgtgtgcagcactgggatcaggcccaatcccagcgctgccctgctgggtagcccaagTATTTTATCGAGGACATTACtaaggtagaagggtgtgagtgtTAGGGttgggatgtgtgaactggctggaCCTCAAGCCAACTTAAGCTCGAATTGGCTTGGTTAGAggggcttgacctcaagctgaatACCCCAGGCCAGTTCAGGCCCAGCTCAAGGTTGCCATCcagtcttaattttttttttttttagggcagACTTACCACCGCCGAGGGCTTTGGCAGCCTCAGGGGTGCTGCTATGCAAATGGCCCCcgcgcatgcgcagcagcctcaaaaatggccaccacgcactCATGGAGGGCTGAACTGTTCCCAAAACAGGCTGAACCAGCCTGTAGGAGACTGGGGAAGGCTGGAGGGGTAGGGAGAACTGCCAGAGGACACATCCCATGGCTGCAGGAGCACCCCCTGAGATTGCCAAAGCCCTCGGTGGTGGTAGGTCGACCTTTCTAAAAAACTAATTTTAACATGGCACCCCCAACCGGGCTTgtaccagttcgaatttgaacagaACCGGGCCCCAAGTttgggggtgccaaaactgaTCACACACAGTCTGGTTTAGACTTggaccgaaccaggcaaaccagttttgtgcacatccctagcaggtgtACTCATCTACCTATGTTCCCAGTTATGTGCATTCTTGGGCTGCCTGAAGCACTAGCGTGCACAAAGCCGAGTGCCAAAAGTGCCCAGCAATAGGGGAATCATCTAATGCACCCCAGttctggcacagtgcattgtgggatgccggaggaTCTCCCGgttctgctgcttgctgcagccCCAATCGTGAATCTGGCAAGCGACAGAGATGAGGTAGGCAGGGAGATTGCGTGCAGGGAGataggcaggagcctgcctccccacctgccctccccagcaaggTTATGAGGATGACTTCACTGAATTTGTGAAGGCAGTGCCTGGTAGAATTTCAGAAGCCAGAAGGCTGCTGCATAAGATTTCCAACAGGTAGAGAACAATTTTTTATCTCTTTGTCCCTCCCTGGAATGACTTAAATAAATGGTTAAATGATGCCAATTAAATgataaaaaatagttttaaaaatcagaCTAAAAGGAATTACACAAAGCTGTAATTAGCTTTGAGAGATGCAAGCAGTGCTTTATACAAGCTCAGAATCCAGCTTTTCTTCTCTCAGAATTTAGGTAACTTGTGTGGATTATTCTGGTTTTTTTTTCATAAAATGTGGAGAAGGCAGAGCGCTGCCCAAAAGCAATCTAAAGCCAACACACTTGTTCACAATTACCCACCAATGGGACAATAATCAGACCACATAAGAGAGGTCTAAGAAGACATGGAAAGAGAGAATAATAAGGAAGATAGGCTTagttcagctcttgcctgtgggcttctcagaggcatctggtggaccactgtgggaaacaggatgctggattagatatgccttgggcctgatccagcagggctgttcttatgtaggcaaaaataaaacacaaaaaaggggcaagaaagaaagagtgaaaagccaaattttgggttatggcccatttgacccacgagtataccccttaggttct
Above is a window of Hemicordylus capensis ecotype Gifberg chromosome 2, rHemCap1.1.pri, whole genome shotgun sequence DNA encoding:
- the LOC128343730 gene encoding olfactory receptor 1E5-like, producing MSKENHTGNSGFVLLGLSTQPEHQQLLALLFLSMYLLTLLGNLLTVLLIRSDAHLLHTPMYFFLSHLSLADVGFASATLPKLLQNLLFQVQTISYSGCLTQMYSYMAFGNTDSFLLASMAYDRYVAICHPLHYTALMSHKRCLLLVASCWLLASLHSLLYTVMMSRLSFCSSREIPQFFCEIYPLLGLACSDTSTIETTALIEGFLDVLGPFVLIVISYGHIFYTILNVPSANGKRKAFSTCGSHLGVVILFYGTLCWVYLQPSSRSSDQKNIVASLMYTVVTPLLNPFIYTLRNNDMKAAFRRLVSRVRSFQGY